A window of the Brachyspira suanatina genome harbors these coding sequences:
- a CDS encoding glycoside hydrolase family 19 protein: MLNENILNEIGINKKWLLPLNNAFQKHNITDTKEAAMFLAQTTHESNNYKKLEESFRYTPQRLFEVFKKRVGSLENAKKLCLQGAESIANFVYGGRLGNTENEGYKYRGRGIIQLTGKNNYKKYGKKIHADLVNNPELAKEPNNAIEIALLFWQEKGCGLLARQGDVKGVTKLINGGFNGLEDREERYNNILKILNAEN; the protein is encoded by the coding sequence ATGCTAAATGAAAATATATTAAATGAAATAGGTATAAATAAGAAATGGCTTTTACCATTAAATAATGCTTTTCAAAAACATAACATTACAGATACAAAAGAAGCTGCTATGTTTTTGGCACAAACAACACATGAAAGCAATAATTATAAAAAACTTGAAGAGAGTTTTAGATACACACCTCAGAGGCTTTTTGAAGTATTCAAAAAAAGAGTTGGAAGTTTAGAAAATGCTAAAAAACTATGTCTTCAAGGAGCTGAGTCTATTGCTAATTTTGTTTATGGCGGTCGTTTAGGTAATACTGAAAATGAAGGCTATAAATATAGAGGCAGAGGAATAATACAGCTTACTGGAAAAAATAATTATAAGAAATATGGTAAAAAAATACATGCTGATTTAGTTAATAATCCAGAACTTGCCAAAGAACCTAACAATGCTATAGAGATTGCATTATTATTTTGGCAGGAAAAAGGATGTGGTTTGCTTGCACGTCAAGGAGATGTGAAAGGTGTTACTAAACTTATTAACGGCGGCTTTAATGGACTTGAAGACAGAGAAGAAAGGTATAATAATATTTTAAAAATATTGAATGCTGAAAACTAA